One part of the Sulfolobus tengchongensis genome encodes these proteins:
- a CDS encoding lactate/malate dehydrogenase family protein, with translation MLKVAFIGVGKIGQTIAYSVIFDGLAKEAILYDIIPELPEKFEHELRHAIATRGLDTEVIGTNSLDDVNNADVILIMAGKPRKPGMSRRDLFVDNAKIQIDLAQKLPPRNPGAIYIMVANPVDMMASVFMRFSKQFTISTGDQVETMRLRSFIAKKLKVPVNKVSGYVAGEHGEDAVVLWSTVKVNGKPFDEVAKGLSKEEVENYVKSIPGEIIRVMGGTTWGPATIIKDIVRAIALNEGRVMSIATPRTYQGEIVHISVPTVVGAEIGPSLEPVLPQADKERLNKAVEDFYKVYKENLDHLLQTIKQ, from the coding sequence ATGTTAAAAGTAGCTTTTATTGGAGTGGGAAAAATAGGACAGACAATAGCTTATTCAGTAATTTTTGATGGTTTAGCTAAAGAAGCAATATTATACGATATTATACCAGAATTACCAGAGAAATTTGAACACGAATTAAGGCACGCAATAGCAACCAGGGGGTTAGATACCGAAGTAATTGGCACTAATTCATTAGATGATGTAAATAACGCTGATGTAATTCTCATCATGGCTGGGAAACCAAGAAAACCGGGAATGAGTAGAAGAGATTTGTTTGTGGATAATGCTAAAATACAGATAGATTTAGCTCAAAAACTTCCTCCTAGAAATCCAGGTGCAATATACATTATGGTTGCAAATCCAGTAGATATGATGGCTTCCGTGTTTATGAGGTTTTCCAAGCAATTTACTATCAGTACTGGAGACCAGGTGGAGACAATGAGGCTAAGATCATTTATAGCTAAGAAGCTTAAAGTCCCAGTAAATAAGGTAAGTGGCTACGTTGCAGGAGAACACGGAGAGGATGCAGTAGTATTATGGAGTACAGTAAAAGTGAATGGAAAGCCATTTGATGAAGTAGCTAAAGGATTAAGTAAGGAAGAAGTTGAAAATTACGTTAAATCAATACCAGGAGAAATAATAAGGGTAATGGGAGGAACAACTTGGGGTCCTGCTACAATAATAAAGGATATTGTGAGAGCAATAGCTCTAAATGAAGGGAGAGTAATGAGCATTGCTACGCCTAGAACTTATCAAGGCGAGATAGTACATATTAGTGTCCCAACTGTAGTAGGTGCAGAGATAGGACCATCTCTAGAGCCGGTATTGCCACAAGCTGATAAGGAGAGGTTAAATAAAGCTGTTGAAGACTTCTACAAGGTTTATAAGGAGAATCTAGATCACTTACTACAAACGATTAAACAATAA
- a CDS encoding MmgE/PrpD family protein — protein MEIAEKIAEFVNSVNYESLSESVIHEAKRRVIDSIAVARGALNSPPHLVNKSVVKFFQGEVPLLFGGSATPDFAAFYNTFLIRYLDFNDTYLSKEPLHPSDMIGAFLSLGSLFDLKGKDVIEGIVVGYEVGTKLCDSTSLRKKGFDHVTFLQVGAAAGLAKMLSFDEKTTINAISLTLVPNIALRETRSGELSMWKAGAAADASRKAVFASLLSKFGLTGPSKPFSGKLGFINVIAKDFEYSVFDHLDTNGILKTSLKKYPVEYHAEAVVEAGRSLTVNVNDIVKVEVETYEAAKTIIADEEKWNPTNKETADHSLPYILAYTLVNKDFWLDAYTSEAIFNEKIRNLMKKITVNENEKYTSVYPRELPVKVIVYTSKGKEEIEVRSPRGYYNNPMTDEEVEEKYLKLGGKREELNILWKMEELKVKEIVSSVKGI, from the coding sequence ATGGAAATAGCGGAAAAGATAGCTGAGTTTGTGAACTCTGTTAATTATGAAAGCTTGAGTGAAAGCGTTATTCATGAAGCAAAAAGAAGAGTAATTGATTCAATTGCAGTAGCACGAGGCGCGTTAAATTCTCCACCTCACCTAGTTAACAAGAGTGTGGTAAAGTTTTTCCAAGGTGAAGTACCACTGCTCTTTGGTGGGAGTGCTACGCCCGATTTTGCCGCATTTTATAATACATTTTTAATAAGATATCTAGATTTTAATGACACTTACTTGTCAAAAGAACCATTACACCCAAGTGATATGATAGGTGCTTTCTTATCTCTGGGGTCGCTGTTTGATCTTAAAGGAAAAGATGTGATAGAAGGTATAGTAGTAGGCTATGAGGTAGGTACAAAATTGTGTGACTCTACTTCACTTAGAAAGAAAGGTTTCGATCATGTAACATTCCTACAAGTAGGTGCTGCAGCTGGCTTAGCTAAAATGCTAAGTTTTGACGAAAAAACTACAATAAACGCTATCTCATTGACTTTAGTACCAAATATCGCTCTGAGAGAAACTAGATCAGGAGAATTATCGATGTGGAAAGCTGGTGCTGCAGCAGACGCTTCTAGAAAAGCCGTTTTCGCATCGCTTTTATCTAAATTTGGTTTGACTGGTCCTTCAAAGCCTTTCTCAGGTAAATTAGGATTTATAAATGTTATAGCGAAAGATTTTGAATACTCAGTATTTGATCACTTAGATACTAATGGAATACTTAAAACTAGTTTAAAGAAATATCCAGTTGAATATCATGCTGAGGCTGTAGTAGAGGCTGGCAGAAGCTTAACCGTAAATGTTAATGATATAGTTAAGGTTGAGGTGGAAACTTATGAGGCTGCTAAAACCATAATTGCTGATGAAGAAAAATGGAATCCCACCAATAAAGAAACTGCAGACCACAGTCTGCCTTACATTCTCGCTTATACGTTAGTCAATAAGGATTTCTGGTTAGATGCCTATACATCAGAGGCCATTTTTAATGAGAAGATAAGGAATCTGATGAAAAAGATTACAGTTAACGAAAATGAAAAATATACTAGCGTTTATCCTAGGGAATTACCCGTTAAGGTAATAGTATATACCAGTAAGGGTAAAGAAGAGATTGAGGTAAGAAGTCCTAGAGGTTACTATAATAATCCCATGACTGATGAAGAAGTAGAAGAAAAATACTTGAAATTAGGAGGTAAAAGGGAAGAGTTAAATATTTTGTGGAAGATGGAAGAATTAAAGGTGAAAGAAATTGTCTCAAGTGTTAAAGGAATCTGA